A genomic window from Halorubrum lacusprofundi ATCC 49239 includes:
- a CDS encoding adenylosuccinate synthase — translation MTLTIVGSQLGDEGKGALVDRWGGDADVVVRYQGGDNAGHTVVEGGVEYKLSLVPSGAVRGTTGILGNGCVVNPKTLFTEIDDLRERGLDPDVRVARRAHVILPYHRVLDGIEEEVKADDDAGDEVGTTGRGIGPTYEDKAGRRGIRVADLLDPDVLRDKLEYAVPQKRALVEDVYGLKLEGEDDRAAAFDVDALHEEFAAIGERLADEGMTVNCSDYLHRRHEAGDEILFEGAQGTHIDIDHGNYPFVTSSNPTAGAASVGSGLGVTTVGDGEVVGIVKAYLSRVGEGPLPTELDGDADEEALADDIREKGGEFGTVTGRPRRIGWLDLPMLRHAARVSGFTGVAVNHVDVLAGLDDLKVCTGYQLDGEEIDTVPTTTERWERCEPVFETLDTWESFDSAAVAEGGYDALPEAAREYLEFVADEIDTPIYAVGVGPDREETVELTNPFDE, via the coding sequence ATGACACTCACCATCGTCGGCTCCCAGCTGGGAGACGAGGGGAAGGGCGCGCTCGTCGACCGGTGGGGAGGGGACGCGGACGTCGTAGTCCGTTATCAGGGCGGCGACAACGCCGGCCACACCGTCGTCGAAGGCGGCGTCGAGTATAAGCTGTCGTTAGTGCCGAGCGGCGCAGTCCGGGGGACGACCGGTATCCTCGGCAACGGCTGCGTCGTCAACCCGAAGACGCTGTTCACCGAGATCGACGACCTGCGCGAACGCGGGCTCGACCCCGACGTGCGGGTCGCCCGCCGGGCGCACGTCATCCTCCCGTATCACCGCGTGCTCGACGGCATCGAAGAGGAGGTCAAGGCGGACGACGACGCCGGCGACGAGGTCGGCACGACCGGCCGCGGCATCGGTCCGACGTACGAGGACAAGGCCGGGCGTCGGGGAATCCGGGTCGCCGACCTGCTCGATCCCGACGTACTTCGCGACAAGCTCGAGTACGCGGTCCCGCAGAAGCGCGCGCTCGTCGAGGACGTGTACGGGCTCAAGCTTGAGGGGGAGGACGATCGCGCCGCGGCGTTCGACGTCGACGCCCTTCACGAGGAGTTCGCCGCGATCGGCGAGCGCCTCGCCGACGAGGGGATGACCGTCAACTGCTCCGACTACCTCCACCGCCGCCACGAGGCGGGCGACGAGATCCTCTTCGAGGGCGCGCAGGGCACCCACATCGACATCGATCACGGGAACTACCCGTTCGTCACCTCCTCGAACCCGACCGCCGGCGCCGCGTCGGTCGGTTCCGGGCTCGGCGTCACCACGGTCGGCGACGGCGAAGTCGTCGGCATCGTGAAGGCGTACCTCTCGCGAGTCGGCGAGGGACCGCTCCCGACTGAACTCGACGGCGACGCCGACGAGGAAGCGCTCGCTGACGACATCCGTGAGAAGGGCGGCGAATTCGGCACCGTCACCGGGCGCCCCCGCAGAATCGGCTGGCTCGACCTCCCGATGCTCCGGCACGCCGCGCGCGTCTCCGGGTTCACGGGCGTCGCGGTCAACCACGTCGACGTGCTCGCCGGGCTCGACGATCTGAAGGTGTGTACGGGCTACCAGCTTGATGGAGAGGAGATCGACACCGTTCCCACGACGACCGAGCGGTGGGAGCGTTGCGAGCCGGTGTTCGAGACCCTCGACACGTGGGAGTCGTTCGACTCGGCCGCGGTCGCTGAGGGGGGCTACGACGCGCTGCCGGAAGCGGCCCGCGAGTACCTGGAGTTCGTCGCCGACGAGATCGACACCCCGATCTACGCGGTCGGCGTCGGTCCCGACCGCGAGGAGACGGTCGAACTGACGAACCCGTTCGACGAGTAG
- a CDS encoding DUF7527 domain-containing protein has product MDAERRAEITGWDAREFSDGFAGLRRLVDRGFSGAVTNGTGWLFVFEGRVVGTADADLDAFADASGTVYQSPAEVLPVLFAMQEQGGEPRAQYYTNDTSLSEADRKLSQGGFTGYIELSENVLSGDYYVTYTAGESMAAAYVGNSRRLETDDDAFELADEEVGIYTVYEVDLDVREIPDPEATGDVTAAGDAVVVEDEVVDEGTAEDEASEDETPEDDPTEDDPVNDDLVRDATLESETDDDGGEPARGVHDGEGGDEAPSPSRERAGEPDEPNEPSKIGGATDTAETAATGESEASTETNASTGRGPAGRVGARSTDDGTDDAPSPQSVGDRSDVSDRSDSPDAHDASDAPESDVDHPNDDVFSEEEQWREQKSIPALDPSEASDPPGSRSRDETDPNAGGRSTSEAGDRRRSRSAGRGGDTGSAAAPVDDRSPEPRSTEGDRSNRSAVSQRASGSGASERVDERVEKLEAALEAATRERESLEAERDTLATDRDEIADERDELATEVDRLESELSTLREERDRLKSELSAARDRLPESDRTISAAEARSGTNLFVRYESKGGATLEDAHDGAVDRDALRENLRIEHHTSFETDGLAVDGRPYEEFLEDTIEHGFTRWLVEDLPFEVSSTGNQSVLRDLYDAIPEIDRAEIGGSVSIVIRENGEETREQRSFDLVLRDRMGNPLFVADLNDSRDPTAEGALESLVENGRDIAESNEPFAAAFAVTESFFEPGALETASDAVGGGLFSRSKRESFVKLSRKQGYHLCLVEARDGGFHMTVPDL; this is encoded by the coding sequence GGGTTCGCGGGGCTCAGGCGTCTCGTTGACCGGGGATTCTCCGGCGCGGTGACGAACGGCACGGGGTGGCTGTTCGTGTTCGAGGGCCGCGTCGTCGGCACCGCCGACGCCGACCTCGACGCGTTCGCGGACGCCTCCGGGACAGTTTATCAGTCACCGGCCGAGGTCCTCCCGGTCTTATTCGCCATGCAGGAGCAGGGCGGAGAGCCGCGGGCGCAGTACTACACGAACGACACGTCGCTCTCGGAGGCCGACCGGAAGCTCTCACAGGGCGGGTTCACCGGCTACATCGAACTGTCGGAGAACGTGCTCTCCGGCGACTACTACGTCACCTACACCGCCGGTGAGTCGATGGCCGCGGCGTACGTCGGCAACTCGCGCCGGCTCGAAACCGACGACGACGCCTTCGAACTGGCCGACGAAGAGGTCGGAATATACACCGTCTACGAGGTTGATCTAGACGTGCGCGAGATTCCAGATCCCGAAGCGACCGGCGACGTGACCGCCGCCGGGGATGCGGTCGTCGTCGAAGATGAGGTCGTTGACGAGGGAACTGCCGAGGACGAGGCCTCCGAGGACGAAACGCCCGAAGACGATCCCACCGAGGACGACCCGGTCAATGACGATCTCGTCCGCGACGCAACTCTCGAGAGCGAGACGGACGACGACGGCGGAGAGCCGGCACGAGGCGTACACGACGGCGAAGGAGGAGACGAGGCACCGTCCCCGTCCCGAGAACGAGCGGGCGAGCCCGACGAGCCGAACGAACCGAGCAAAATCGGAGGGGCCACGGATACGGCCGAGACGGCGGCTACCGGGGAATCGGAAGCAAGCACCGAGACAAACGCCTCGACCGGGCGCGGGCCGGCCGGACGGGTTGGGGCGCGGTCGACCGACGACGGAACCGACGACGCGCCGTCACCCCAGTCAGTCGGCGATCGATCCGACGTATCCGACAGATCTGATTCCCCCGACGCACACGATGCCTCCGACGCGCCCGAGTCCGATGTTGACCATCCAAACGACGACGTGTTCTCCGAGGAGGAGCAGTGGCGCGAGCAGAAGTCGATCCCCGCGCTCGACCCGTCAGAGGCGAGCGATCCGCCGGGTAGCCGGAGCCGCGATGAGACCGATCCGAATGCGGGCGGACGATCCACGAGCGAGGCGGGCGACCGTCGGCGCTCCAGAAGTGCCGGCCGGGGCGGAGACACCGGCTCGGCCGCCGCGCCCGTCGATGACCGGTCCCCCGAGCCGCGTTCGACTGAGGGAGATCGGTCGAACCGGTCGGCCGTCTCGCAGCGCGCGTCGGGATCGGGCGCGAGCGAGCGGGTCGACGAGCGCGTCGAAAAACTCGAAGCCGCACTCGAAGCCGCCACACGAGAACGGGAGTCGCTGGAGGCGGAACGCGACACTCTCGCGACCGACCGCGACGAGATAGCCGACGAGCGGGACGAACTCGCGACCGAGGTCGACCGACTGGAGTCGGAACTATCGACGCTCCGTGAGGAGCGCGACCGGCTGAAGTCGGAGCTGTCGGCCGCTCGCGACCGGCTCCCGGAGAGCGATCGGACGATCTCGGCGGCGGAGGCGCGAAGCGGGACGAACCTCTTCGTCAGGTACGAGTCCAAGGGCGGCGCGACGCTCGAAGACGCCCACGACGGAGCGGTCGACCGCGACGCGCTCCGCGAGAACCTCCGGATCGAGCACCACACCAGCTTCGAGACGGATGGGCTGGCCGTCGACGGTCGCCCGTACGAGGAGTTCTTAGAGGACACGATCGAACACGGCTTCACCCGGTGGCTCGTCGAGGACCTCCCGTTCGAGGTGAGCAGCACCGGCAACCAGAGCGTGCTCCGCGACCTCTACGACGCGATCCCGGAGATCGACCGCGCGGAGATCGGCGGCTCCGTGTCGATCGTGATCCGAGAGAACGGCGAGGAGACCCGCGAGCAGCGCTCGTTCGATCTGGTGTTGCGCGACCGGATGGGGAACCCGCTGTTCGTCGCCGACCTGAACGACAGCCGCGACCCGACCGCCGAGGGGGCATTGGAGTCGCTTGTCGAGAACGGTCGCGACATCGCCGAGTCGAACGAGCCGTTCGCCGCGGCGTTCGCGGTAACGGAGAGCTTCTTCGAGCCGGGCGCGTTAGAGACCGCGAGCGACGCGGTCGGTGGCGGACTGTTCAGCCGGTCGAAGCGCGAGAGCTTCGTGAAGCTCTCACGCAAGCAGGGGTACCACCTCTGTCTCGTCGAAGCCCGCGACGGCGGCTTCCACATGACGGTCCCGGACCTGTAA